GCCCTTCTTTAATTCCTTGTAAATTACATAGGCTTTTACTTTTCACACTTTTACCGCACCTCCAGGTAACGACCCCTTTGCAATAGTAACGTTGTAAGTTACTGCCGCAATTTTCACATTTAAGTCTTTTTGATAAAGGATAAGTTATTTTTCTTTTATTATTTGCTTTTTTATTGTGACTTCTTTTTAAAAGCTCCTCTTGGGCCCTTTGAAAGGTTTTTCTATCTATAATGGGTGGATGATGATCTTCGATGAGATACTGGTTTTTCGCACCATCATTTTTTATTCCCTTATGGCTTAAGTAATCCTCTGTATAAGTCTTTTGGCAAAGCACATCTCCTGTGTAACGCTCGTTTTTCAGAATACTTCTAACCGCAAGGGCGGACCAATCAGTTCTTCCGTTTGCTTTTTTATACCCTTTTTTAATAAACGACTTTGCAATTTTTGATGGATTTTTGCCATTTAGACATTCTTTAAAAGCTTCCCTTACTACTGCAGCTTCTGTTTCGTTTATTAGCCAATTTTTGTTTTCATCTCTTGTATAGCCCAATATTCGAATAAAATTGGCTTGCCCTTGTGCAAAGCGTTTAGCAAATGACCAAGTCACATTTTCTGAAATACTCCTACTTTCTTCTTGGGCTACAGCTGAAAGTAACGTCATTATAAACTCGCTTTTCATATCTTCTGTGTCGATGTTTTCTTTTTCAAATATTAGCCTAACCCCTTTTTCTTTTAACTGCCTAACTGTATCAAGGGAGTCAGTAACGCTGCGTGCAAATCGTGATATTGATTTGCAAAGGACAAGGTCTATTTTACCTTCAAGGCAATCCCTAATTAGTTTGCTAAATCCAGTGCGTCCGTCTATTTTAGTTCCTGTTTTCCCGCGATCAGAATAGACACCGACAAAATGATAATTAGGATTTGATCTAATATAGTTTGTAAAATACTTAGTTTGGTTTTCTAATGAATCCTCTTGCATATCCGTCATAGAGCTTACACGACAGTAGCAAGCTGCTTTAATCTTTTTAGGTTTTGAGGCTTTCTCTTCTGTTCCGTAGTCAATACTAAGATTTCTATCAAAGCTTGGCATCTCACCCCCAGCTGTAATTTTAGAATCTAAAAAACCTACTTTGCTATCACTTAATAAAGGCTTTTGCATCTTTTCCTCCCTCCTTTCCTTTTTAGCCGATTTTTAAACTAATGGGTCGCGCCCCATTCAATCAGCTTTTGTTTTAAAAAAGTTCCTAAAACCCCTTCTCTTTAGGCTTTTGAGGCTCTTTAAGCTACTACATATATCACTTAAAAGAGGCTAAAAAGCAAGTAAATGAAGGGATAAAAAGCCATAAAATAGGCAAAAAATTAAGCCGATGTTTGTTAAAAAACACCGGCTTTTAAACTTAAAAAAGCAACTTAATCTCGTCTTATATAAGCATCAAATCCAGCGGATTTAAGTCTTTTTAATAACTTATCTGCGTTTTCCTTTTTAGAAAACGCTCCAGCTTGAACTCGGTATAGCTTTTTACCGCTACCTTTAGAGGCCTTGTCTTCTTTAGGTCGTGCCGACAGATTGGTTAAACCGTCAATGTCTGCCCAGGTCATAATACCCTTTGACTCTTCTTTAGAATTTTTATCAACCTTTTTTCCTAGTAACACGCAGCTTTTTCCGCCTCTTATAACAAGGTTTCCTCCTGATTTTATTTGTGTCACCTTATGATAAGTATCTTTAACCCAGTTAGGAATCCTTGGGCCTCCAGGATAGTACCTACTTGTTGACTCTTTAATCTTAACAACATCTCCAACCTTAATAGCTACTGGTTGCAAATTATCCCCTCCCTCTTTTTGCAAAGCTTCTTTTACTGCAAGCCTAAAGGTATCCATGCTTTCGCCATGTTTAGGAAGCCAATGGCCTACATCTGCGTGGTTACTTGCAATACCTTTTTGATGTCCTTCTGAGTGGCCGATTATATCTTTTTCTGTTAGATCATACTTAAGGCAAAGCATTACGCAAAGTTCCACTGCGTTTTTCCAAGCTTTCCTAAAGTATTCCTCATGCTTTTGTA
This genomic interval from Proteinivorax tanatarense contains the following:
- a CDS encoding recombinase family protein; this encodes MQKPLLSDSKVGFLDSKITAGGEMPSFDRNLSIDYGTEEKASKPKKIKAACYCRVSSMTDMQEDSLENQTKYFTNYIRSNPNYHFVGVYSDRGKTGTKIDGRTGFSKLIRDCLEGKIDLVLCKSISRFARSVTDSLDTVRQLKEKGVRLIFEKENIDTEDMKSEFIMTLLSAVAQEESRSISENVTWSFAKRFAQGQANFIRILGYTRDENKNWLINETEAAVVREAFKECLNGKNPSKIAKSFIKKGYKKANGRTDWSALAVRSILKNERYTGDVLCQKTYTEDYLSHKGIKNDGAKNQYLIEDHHPPIIDRKTFQRAQEELLKRSHNKKANNKRKITYPLSKRLKCENCGSNLQRYYCKGVVTWRCGKSVKSKSLCNLQGIKEGPIKKAIIEAFTKKYKLGSASKVNQKVVDLIKELEKITPSADFEYNQLKIDLQRILFEENMALINGENEDKLAKLEFKRKSLEQKIEDKERWWDLVEGDYNYRKKALKTLKDLLAMKRPFKRLKEASDDVEFLRAWVLNVKVISPTLFKINWITGNQTEIKLKGD
- a CDS encoding N-acetylmuramoyl-L-alanine amidase; translation: MGVTTNLKQLTRRYMKNNDCYKAGRKIKPKGIMVHSTATPGVMAASWFSRWNRSYKKGEINRQVCIHAFLDDKEVWQYLPWDHRGWHAGGAANNTHIGFEICEPAGFSYSGATMVGYDVQKHEEYFRKAWKNAVELCVMLCLKYDLTEKDIIGHSEGHQKGIASNHADVGHWLPKHGESMDTFRLAVKEALQKEGGDNLQPVAIKVGDVVKIKESTSRYYPGGPRIPNWVKDTYHKVTQIKSGGNLVIRGGKSCVLLGKKVDKNSKEESKGIMTWADIDGLTNLSARPKEDKASKGSGKKLYRVQAGAFSKKENADKLLKRLKSAGFDAYIRRD